TTTGATTGAAATAAGCGGTGATGATGATAACAAATACATCAAATATGTGGATGAAAAAATTCCTATCAGTTCAAGCGAGTACAAACAACTTTACAGTTCTTTTTGCGAAGAACTTAATAAACGGAAAGCCAGAACTACAGAAAGATTTAACGAATTGGAAAAACTTGTTAAAAACGGAAAGGGTTCACATTAGATATGCCAAATCTTTACACTTTAAAAGCCCTGTCTTTCAACAGGGCTTTTATATTTAATGATATTTATACTGAATCTTTACGAATTTGCAAAGTCAAAGTCGTTTAGATTCAGTAATACTGAGCGAATGAATTTGCATTATTTTGCAAATTCGTTCAGCCGAAGTATACTTTTGATTTATTAAAACTTCACCCCATCATCGTTCAACATGGAAAGATAATTCTTATAACGACCCGGATCAATATACCCTTCATCCAATGCTTTTTTAACCGCACAATCCGGTTCATGCACATGGGTACAATTATAAAACCTGCACTTGGGAAGTAGTTCGCGCATTTCCGGAAAATAACCACCTAATTCCTCCGGGTTAACCCATATCATACCAAACTCTTTTATTCCCGGAGTATCAATTATAAATCCTCCAAACGACAATGGAAACATTTCAGTGAAAGTAGTCGTGTGTTTTCCTTTTTCGTGATAATCAGAAATCCTTCCTTCTTTCAAATTCAGTGAAGGTTCAATGACATTAACCAATGCAGATTTTCCAACACCCGAATGTCCAATTAGCAAACTGGTTTTATCTTTTAAAAGTGCCTTGAAATCTTCAGTATGAATGTTATCAATAACCGAAGTTACCAGGCATTTATATCCTATATGCTTATATAATGTACATAAATAATCAACATCGTCTTTCATTACTTCATCATGCAAATCGCATTTATTAAAAACTATTGCAGCAGGGATATGATACAACTCGGTAACGGCAAGAAAGCGATCAATAAATCCTGTTGAAGTACGCGGATATGCAAGCGTAACAATACATACAGCCTGTTCAATATTTGCAGCAATGACATGTTGCTGCTTTGAAAGTTTTGTAGATTTACGAATAATATAATTTTTTCTATCTTCCAGGAAATGAATCAACCCCATTTTCTGTTCTTCAATATAATCAAACTGAACATTATCGCCAACAGAAAGTGGGTTGGTGCTGCGAATACCTTTTATCCTGAAACTTCCTTTCAGTTTGCATTCGTAACGCTTACCATCACCGGTCATTACAACATATATGCTGCCTGTTGTTTTTGTTACTATTCCGTTCATGCCAGTTGATATATTTTTCCGGGAAGGCAACGTATGACTCCCATGAACTCCAGGTTTAACAATACTGCCGCAGTTTTACTTGCAGGAAGATTTAATTTTAAACTAAGCATGTCTACAGAAACCGATTCCGAAGTATTTAAAAAATCGACAATCAATTTTTCTTCATTTGAAAGTTCAACAAACAATTGCTTCTGAATATTCTGATTTTTCTTTTCTTTCTTTTCTTCCCATCCCATAATATAAACCAGGTCTTTTGCTGATTGTATCAGAGCAGCTCTATTGGTTTTAATAAAGTTATTGCATCCTTCGGAATATTGGTCGCCTACCCTGCCCGGGAAAGCGAACACATCACGGTTATAACTATTAGCAATATCGGCGGTAATAAGCGCCCCGCCTTCTTTTGCTGCCTCAACTATAATTACTGCATCACTTAACCCTGCAACAATACGATTACGTTTAGGAAAATTCTCAGGAATGAATTTTGAATCGCTGGAAAAATCAGTTAACAGCCCACCATTCTTCATCATCTTTTCGGCAGTAGCTTTATGGGTTTGCGGATAAAGCATATTCAATCCATGACCAAGAACACCCACTGTAGGAAGCCCCATTTCCAAAGCGGCACGATGAGCGTGAATATCTATGCCATACGCAAGCCCGCTTACAACCATCACATTTAATGATGCCAATCCTTCCACTAAGCTATGGCATATTTTTTTCCCGTATTCGGTTGCTTTGCGTGTACCTACAATTGCCACAATTCTTGGAATATTAAAATCAGCTTCTCCATTAAAATAAAGCATTACAGGACTGTCTTCACAATGTTTCAAACGTTCAGGATAACCTTCATCCAGATAGAATAATGGTTTGATATTATTTTTCTGAATATATTTAATTTCTTTTTCCGCTCTTGATAAAACATCATTTCTTGCTATGGTTTCAGCCAATGTTTGCCCAATCCCGGGAACTTTCATCAGTCCTTTTAACTTTTCCCTGAATACCGCTTCAACACCTCCGCAATAAGCAACCAATTTTTTTGCAGTAATGTCGCCAATGCCCGGTATCATTGTGATTCCTATCTTATATAACAGTTGTTGCTCCATAATTTGTTCTGCTAAAATAATTATTTCTTTACAAACTCGTTTCAAATTAATCCGCTTGTTTGCATTTGTTTTTATATTTTTGCTCAATTAATCATGAATTTGAAAAAGCTCGACATATATATCATACGAAAATTCCTGGGCACCTTTTTTTATGCCATTTCATTGTTAATTATTATAATTATCATTTTTGACATTTCGGAAAAAATGGATGATTTTCTTCGAACGAATCCTTCGCTTTATAAAATTATCTTTAACTATTATTTAAATTTCATTCCATATTTTGTTAACATGTTTAGCCCGTTATTTACATTCATAGCTGTAATATACTTCACTTCCCGCCTGGCCGCGAATACTGAGATTGTTGCCATACTTAACAGTGGTATCAGCTTCCGCAGGCTACTTAGTCCGTACTTAATATCAGCTATTTTTATAGCCCTTTGTTCATTCGCTTTATCAAATTTCCTGATCCCTTATACAAATAAGAACATGATTGAATTTGAAATGATGTATATTAAAAACAAGCATTATTCACAGGAAACGAATATGCATATGCAGATCAACCCGGGTATTTTCGCATATGCAGAACATTATAACAGCGATGCCAATATTGCATATCATTTTTGTATTGAAAAAATTAATGAAAAAGGATTATATTATAAACTTACAAGTGACAACGCTCAGTATGACACTACAGAAGGCACATGGCATATTCAGAATTATTACATCCGTACGATTGACGGCACTAAAGAAACAATAAAGAACGGAGCATCCATTGATACCACATTAAATTTGAAACCTTCTGATTTTATTGAAAACCTTCATGATATAGAAACCATGAATCTCATGGAACTAAATTCGTTCATTGCTGATGAAGCATTAAAAGGTTCGGATCGTATAAATTATTATTTGGTAGAAAAACACAAACGTATTGCATTTCCTTTTGCTACAGTAGTTCTAACATTAATAGGTGTTTCATTATCGAGCCAGAAAAGACGTGGCGGCACAGGAATAAATTTAGGATTAGGATTAATACTAAGTTTTGCATTTATTCTTTTTATGCAAATCTCTACAACATTTGCCACTAACGGGAATTTACCTCCCCAAATTGCAGTATGGATACCAAATATTATTTTCGGGGCATTAGGAATATATTTGTTAAGAATGGCACCGAAATAAAATTATTCTAAAGTAAATTTTATTGGTAAAGTAAAAAATATTCTAACGGGGACACCATTTAGCTCTGCGGGTTTCCATTTGGGCATGGTTTTTATAACACGAACAGCTTCTGCACCACATCCTCCTTCAATATTTTTTAAAACATGAACATTTGTAATTTCCCCATCACTTTCAACTACATATGTAACTATTACAGTACCGGATATACCTTTTTCCTTTGCTTCCTGCGGATAACGAATATTTTCACCTAACCACTTATACATATTTTCTTCACCTCCAGGAAATTTTGGCATTTCTTCTACTATAGTTAAAATAGGTCCATTATACTTTTTTTCTTTTATTATCTTCTCAATATAAAGATTTTCATTATCTGTTCCTAACTCAGTTGTATCAAGCAATAACTTATACTCACATGAATCATAAGAGAAATTTTTTGATATTACATTTATAATACGTCCCTTTTGAATTAGAGATGTATTATATTTTAAAATAGTATCATTATCTATCATTTTTATAAAAATATAATTTCTACTGTCATCACATTTTGATAATTCAATAGTATTTATCCTTGTAATACCATCTTTAAATAAATCAGGAATCATAATTGTTTTATATTTATAGCAATCTTTATGTAATAAAATCAAACTTCCATTTTCACCCATTTCCCATGCAATTTTCAGATTTTTGCAATATCCGCATGTATCATATTCATTAAGTTTAGTTAAGGCTAAATTATAATAAGCCTGTATATTTTTTGATTCATTTAAAGATAGATTGAATAATGAATCTGCTTTATGAAAGTTTTTCAAATTAAAATATTTTACTCCTTCATTATTATATTTTGTACTCATATCACAATAAAAAAAATATAATCTCTGTGCTTGAGTATCTCCAAGTTTTGAAGCTTTTTTTAAATAATTACAACAAGAAACTGTATCACCTAATTGAACTTTCACCATTGCAAGATTATAATAAGCATCGATATAATTTGTATCATTTTTAACAGATAATAAAAAAAACGAATCTGCTTTGATATAATCTTTTTCATTAAAATACTTTATACCCTTATCGAAATATTTTAAAGCTTTACTCGACTGAGAATACACAGAAAACTGAATTAGTATTGAAACAAAGAATAATATTGATTTTTTCATAAACAACTTTTCTACAAATGAAAATAAAATCGTCCGAATATAAAAAGTTGTTTTTATATTCGGACAATTTTACTATTTAAATGGTAGGGTTGGATTTATTGTTGGTGAAATTTTTATTTTAAAACTTCTTCCATTTTTTCTTCTATCACTTTTTCATCATTGCCTTTTGCAATAATTTTTCCATCTTTATCAATCAGCACCATAAAAGGGATTTCTTGTATATTGTAAAGTTTCACAATAGGTGACGACCAATATTTTAAATCGCTTACCTGTGTCCATGTTAGTTTATCTTTTGCAATAGCTTTTGTCCATGCATCTTTTTCACGATCCAGCGAAACTCCAAGTATGGTAAAATCTTTTCCTTTATATTTTTTAAATAAGGCTACAAGTTTAGGATTGTTAGCGCGACATGGAGAACACCATGATGCCCAGAAATCAACAAGGACATATTTCCCTTTGAATGATGATAGCGAAACAGAAGTGCCTTCCGGTGTTTCCTGCGAAAACTCAGGTGCTGTTTTACCAACAGCCACTTTTTTTTCAGCAAGTTCTGCTTCAACCTTTACACGCTTGATTTCTGATATACGTTTATGTAATTCATCAGTATGCATATTCCCCGGATATGCTGTCATTAAGGATTTATCAAGATTTTCGTAATAAATAAAATCCGCCGAATCTTTTTCAAAAAAAAGTGATTCTCTTCCAAATTGTTCATAAATTGCAATAAGGGAAGCCAGCGAGTTGATGTTTTTATCAATAAATTTTTTATTAAAATTTTTTTCTTCATAGAAAATCATCCTGTATGCAGAATCTAACTTCTTCTTGGACTCAGCATAATCAGGCTTTCCAAGTGATTCCTTATAAATTAATCCCAAAGAATCAACTTTTGCTAAGTTTTCTTTTTTATGTTTGTTCAATTCCCAAATCAATTCCGAACCTTTGGATCCGCTAACTTTATATGATTGCAATAGCTGTCTTGCATCACCAGTAATTTCAACTGTTTCACCTTTATCAATCAGAAGCGTAATAAAATTATTTTTATTTAACATCAATACATAAAACCCGATTTCTTTAGGTTGCACATTGAAATAAAAATCCCCGTCTTCGCTTACTACAGCAGAGTCGACAGTATTCATTGTAGATACAGTTAGCTCTTTAAGATAAATGGAATCTTTTTTTGCATTGCTTAAATTCCCTTTAACCACAAAACTTTTTTCATCAGCTTTATTGCCACCACAACCGGCAAAAATCAATACAACAATAACAGGAATCAGGTTCAGAATTTTTTTCATATCAATAAAATTATTTATTAGTCATATTAAAGCCATTTCTTCCTTTTAAAATAAATTATCATCATTCCTACACAAGCCAGGCACAACAACCAAAAGAAAGCATAGCCTGCTCCCCAACCCAGCTCAGGAATATTTTTGAAATTCATTCCATAAACTCCTGCAAAGAATGTTATCGGAATAAAAATGGTGGCAATTATTGTAAGAACTTTCATCACGCTATTCATGCGGTTACTGATGTTCGATAAATATATATCCATCAAGCCTGCAAGAATATCGCGCTGTGTTTCTATCGAATCAATTATATGAATTGCATGATCATAAATATTACTAAAGAAAATATATGAACCTTCGTGAATTATAGGATTTTCGCGGCGCTGCATCTTTCCTATCGCTTCACGCAAAGGAAAAACCGACTTCATAAGAACTACTAATCCACGCCTTGTTTTCTGAATCTTTGCCAACGATTTTCCTGTTGTATCCAGCAAAACATCGTCTTCAAGTATTTCAATATTTTCTTCAATAACTTCTGTAATTTCAAAATAATTATCAACTGTTGCATCAATCAAAAGGTACATCAGGTAATCGGTGCCCTTGCCCAGCGCTTTGCTCACGCCACTTAACATTCGTTCTGTTATCGAATTGAAAAGTGTTGATTCGTTTTCCTGAAACGACAATACAAATTTTTCACCAAAAACAAAACTGATTTGCTCGTATTTAATTTCTTCTTCTGCCTTATTATATTCAAGCCCTTTCATCGTGAAGAAAATATAATTATCAAATTCTTCAAATCGCGGGCGAAGCTCAGTGTTAGGGATATCTTCAAGAACGAGAGGATGCAGGTTAAATATTTTTCCAATACCTTCAATAATATTTATGTTATGAATCCCATCAACATTTAACCAGACTTTTCCTTCTTTGCCAATAAAATTATTACACTCTTCTACCGATTTCAAAATATGCATTTCTGCAAATTCGTTAGTATAATAAATCAAAGTCAATTTTACATCGGATTTATTTTCGGCGCCAACATGAACAATGCTTCCCGGCGGCATTCCT
The genomic region above belongs to Bacteroidales bacterium and contains:
- the rsgA gene encoding ribosome small subunit-dependent GTPase A; its protein translation is MNGIVTKTTGSIYVVMTGDGKRYECKLKGSFRIKGIRSTNPLSVGDNVQFDYIEEQKMGLIHFLEDRKNYIIRKSTKLSKQQHVIAANIEQAVCIVTLAYPRTSTGFIDRFLAVTELYHIPAAIVFNKCDLHDEVMKDDVDYLCTLYKHIGYKCLVTSVIDNIHTEDFKALLKDKTSLLIGHSGVGKSALVNVIEPSLNLKEGRISDYHEKGKHTTTFTEMFPLSFGGFIIDTPGIKEFGMIWVNPEELGGYFPEMRELLPKCRFYNCTHVHEPDCAVKKALDEGYIDPGRYKNYLSMLNDDGVKF
- the dprA gene encoding DNA-processing protein DprA translates to MKRVCKEIIILAEQIMEQQLLYKIGITMIPGIGDITAKKLVAYCGGVEAVFREKLKGLMKVPGIGQTLAETIARNDVLSRAEKEIKYIQKNNIKPLFYLDEGYPERLKHCEDSPVMLYFNGEADFNIPRIVAIVGTRKATEYGKKICHSLVEGLASLNVMVVSGLAYGIDIHAHRAALEMGLPTVGVLGHGLNMLYPQTHKATAEKMMKNGGLLTDFSSDSKFIPENFPKRNRIVAGLSDAVIIVEAAKEGGALITADIANSYNRDVFAFPGRVGDQYSEGCNNFIKTNRAALIQSAKDLVYIMGWEEKKEKKNQNIQKQLFVELSNEEKLIVDFLNTSESVSVDMLSLKLNLPASKTAAVLLNLEFMGVIRCLPGKIYQLA
- a CDS encoding LptF/LptG family permease, whose protein sequence is MNLKKLDIYIIRKFLGTFFYAISLLIIIIIIFDISEKMDDFLRTNPSLYKIIFNYYLNFIPYFVNMFSPLFTFIAVIYFTSRLAANTEIVAILNSGISFRRLLSPYLISAIFIALCSFALSNFLIPYTNKNMIEFEMMYIKNKHYSQETNMHMQINPGIFAYAEHYNSDANIAYHFCIEKINEKGLYYKLTSDNAQYDTTEGTWHIQNYYIRTIDGTKETIKNGASIDTTLNLKPSDFIENLHDIETMNLMELNSFIADEALKGSDRINYYLVEKHKRIAFPFATVVLTLIGVSLSSQKRRGGTGINLGLGLILSFAFILFMQISTTFATNGNLPPQIAVWIPNIIFGALGIYLLRMAPK
- a CDS encoding energy transducer TonB, with product MKKSILFFVSILIQFSVYSQSSKALKYFDKGIKYFNEKDYIKADSFFLLSVKNDTNYIDAYYNLAMVKVQLGDTVSCCNYLKKASKLGDTQAQRLYFFYCDMSTKYNNEGVKYFNLKNFHKADSLFNLSLNESKNIQAYYNLALTKLNEYDTCGYCKNLKIAWEMGENGSLILLHKDCYKYKTIMIPDLFKDGITRINTIELSKCDDSRNYIFIKMIDNDTILKYNTSLIQKGRIINVISKNFSYDSCEYKLLLDTTELGTDNENLYIEKIIKEKKYNGPILTIVEEMPKFPGGEENMYKWLGENIRYPQEAKEKGISGTVIVTYVVESDGEITNVHVLKNIEGGCGAEAVRVIKTMPKWKPAELNGVPVRIFFTLPIKFTLE
- a CDS encoding TlpA disulfide reductase family protein, which codes for MKKILNLIPVIVVLIFAGCGGNKADEKSFVVKGNLSNAKKDSIYLKELTVSTMNTVDSAVVSEDGDFYFNVQPKEIGFYVLMLNKNNFITLLIDKGETVEITGDARQLLQSYKVSGSKGSELIWELNKHKKENLAKVDSLGLIYKESLGKPDYAESKKKLDSAYRMIFYEEKNFNKKFIDKNINSLASLIAIYEQFGRESLFFEKDSADFIYYENLDKSLMTAYPGNMHTDELHKRISEIKRVKVEAELAEKKVAVGKTAPEFSQETPEGTSVSLSSFKGKYVLVDFWASWCSPCRANNPKLVALFKKYKGKDFTILGVSLDREKDAWTKAIAKDKLTWTQVSDLKYWSSPIVKLYNIQEIPFMVLIDKDGKIIAKGNDEKVIEEKMEEVLK
- the corA gene encoding magnesium/cobalt transporter CorA produces the protein MKHKKHKPTRKTIQKIRFSQKAGMPPGSIVHVGAENKSDVKLTLIYYTNEFAEMHILKSVEECNNFIGKEGKVWLNVDGIHNINIIEGIGKIFNLHPLVLEDIPNTELRPRFEEFDNYIFFTMKGLEYNKAEEEIKYEQISFVFGEKFVLSFQENESTLFNSITERMLSGVSKALGKGTDYLMYLLIDATVDNYFEITEVIEENIEILEDDVLLDTTGKSLAKIQKTRRGLVVLMKSVFPLREAIGKMQRRENPIIHEGSYIFFSNIYDHAIHIIDSIETQRDILAGLMDIYLSNISNRMNSVMKVLTIIATIFIPITFFAGVYGMNFKNIPELGWGAGYAFFWLLCLACVGMMIIYFKRKKWL